Proteins encoded within one genomic window of Amorphoplanes friuliensis DSM 7358:
- a CDS encoding bifunctional glycosyltransferase/CDP-glycerol:glycerophosphate glycerophosphotransferase, whose product MASSVLSIVVPIYNVAPYLDECLESIAIQTRGELEVILVNDGSKDDSGDIAERFAAKDSRFKVVHKENAGLGAARNTGLEHVTGDYLMFMDSDDALPAYTAELLVGILEKTGSDFSCGNVMRLSSKGLIQSGMHRDIFQNTKLRTHVDQQPALLGDRTAWNKVYRKTFWDAQGLRFPEGVLYEDTPVTVPLHVLAKSVDVIDVPIYYWREREGDDKSITQRREELKAFTDRLENCWQVSRLLGESGHHATKRLYDETVLTGDLNLFVKVLPIVDDEYRRVFMERTNDYLDTIDPEAILELPANQRVLWTLIRNRMLREVLELVPVMRKQRRIARKGLRRYHDMDLYHEKLPQLPPELFAAGTPRPRTKVHDVSWRDGKLHIRGHAFIPGQSSPRPWSTSRLIWLKEGSGRRTKRTPLITRRCIDATADHGSPQNTYDWSGFDAVIDPQSLRTPEGTWKNGTWTVVTGVVGLGRMSKGSLEMGQPANPVKLTGLDVGDDVRITPFVKQGRLRVRVERVPARLTGGRLNGDHLEVEGRLHSDALVTSVTLSRIDGLTWRRYPVELDGEKFRFRIPVGDVQREGLTYQPLRIAEPTDRFRIELAVGTKRSGVVACGIADDFRWDPIDLGALSVHVHAALSGEAQLVAMPTGPVLTGVSTADRKFRFTGRVPGQVGQFKLVLRPFNARETWSFPAEVAADGTWSVEVDPIAVPNFDAHVRIRTGMWNVLYRDGNGPVQPLPAVAEAMASLPLPLAGDSPRVSLEWLTDERVVLRVRSALTDEERGRANQSRLREKEYPSLREQPLRDVVLYNSFTGRQYSDSPRAVHEELVARGAKLEHQWVTTDGQAPLPHTADPVALWSRRWYESLATSRYIVTNQHLPEWFKRRPGQIVVQTWHGTPLKRIGFDIADVQFTDRRYLEKLELEAPNWSFLVSPNTFSTPILRRAFKYDGELMEIGYPRNDLLFKDRAEIKERVRKAAGIPEGKKLVVYAPTWRDDEYSGGSYQISMKIDILDAAEKLGDDHALLVRRHPNVVDEIPGNGDGFVYDMSTYPDMADLLAAADILITDYSSVMFDFANTGRPMLFFTYDLAHYRDELRGFYFDFEQEAPGPLLSTSEEVVAAIRDIDAIAARYTDRYRAFAAKGCDLDDGAATGRLIDGMLAAGKQGKTR is encoded by the coding sequence ATGGCGAGTTCCGTGCTGAGCATCGTGGTGCCCATCTACAACGTGGCGCCCTACCTCGACGAATGTCTCGAGTCCATCGCCATCCAGACGCGGGGTGAGCTCGAAGTCATCCTGGTCAACGACGGTTCGAAGGACGACAGCGGCGACATCGCCGAGCGGTTCGCGGCCAAGGACTCCCGCTTCAAGGTGGTGCACAAGGAGAACGCCGGTCTCGGTGCGGCCCGCAACACGGGCCTCGAGCACGTCACGGGCGACTACCTCATGTTCATGGACAGTGACGATGCCCTGCCCGCGTACACCGCGGAGCTGCTCGTCGGGATCCTCGAGAAGACCGGCTCGGACTTCTCCTGCGGCAACGTCATGCGGCTCAGCAGCAAGGGTCTGATCCAGTCCGGCATGCACCGGGACATCTTCCAGAACACCAAGCTGCGCACCCACGTCGACCAGCAGCCCGCCCTGCTCGGTGACCGGACGGCGTGGAACAAGGTCTACCGCAAGACCTTCTGGGACGCGCAGGGCCTGCGGTTCCCGGAGGGTGTGCTCTACGAGGACACCCCGGTCACCGTCCCGCTGCACGTGCTGGCCAAGAGTGTCGACGTCATCGACGTGCCGATCTACTACTGGCGGGAGCGCGAGGGTGACGACAAGTCGATCACCCAGCGTCGCGAGGAGCTCAAGGCCTTCACCGACCGCCTGGAGAACTGCTGGCAGGTCAGCCGGCTGCTCGGCGAGTCCGGCCACCACGCGACCAAGCGCCTGTACGACGAGACGGTGCTGACCGGCGACCTGAACCTCTTCGTCAAGGTGCTGCCGATCGTCGACGACGAGTACAGGCGCGTCTTCATGGAGCGCACCAACGACTACCTCGACACGATCGACCCGGAGGCGATCCTCGAGCTGCCGGCGAACCAGCGGGTGCTCTGGACGCTGATCCGCAACCGGATGCTGCGCGAGGTCCTCGAGCTCGTCCCGGTCATGCGGAAGCAGCGGCGGATCGCCCGCAAGGGCCTGCGCCGCTACCACGACATGGACCTGTACCACGAGAAGCTGCCGCAGCTCCCGCCCGAGCTGTTCGCCGCCGGTACGCCGCGCCCCCGCACCAAGGTGCACGACGTCTCCTGGCGCGACGGCAAGCTGCACATCCGCGGGCACGCGTTCATCCCCGGGCAGTCCTCGCCGCGGCCGTGGAGCACCTCGCGGCTGATCTGGCTCAAGGAGGGTTCGGGCCGGCGGACCAAGCGCACCCCGCTGATCACGCGGCGCTGCATCGACGCGACCGCGGACCACGGTTCGCCCCAGAACACCTACGACTGGTCCGGCTTCGACGCCGTCATCGACCCGCAGTCCCTGCGTACCCCCGAGGGGACCTGGAAGAACGGGACCTGGACCGTGGTGACCGGCGTGGTCGGTCTGGGCCGGATGAGCAAGGGCTCGCTGGAGATGGGGCAGCCCGCCAACCCGGTCAAGCTGACCGGCCTGGACGTCGGCGACGACGTCCGGATCACACCGTTCGTCAAGCAGGGCCGGCTGCGTGTCCGCGTCGAGCGAGTGCCGGCGCGCCTGACCGGCGGCCGTCTCAACGGTGATCACCTCGAGGTCGAGGGCCGGCTCCACAGCGACGCCCTGGTCACCAGCGTGACGCTGTCGCGGATCGACGGTCTGACCTGGCGGCGGTACCCGGTCGAGCTCGACGGGGAGAAGTTCCGCTTCCGGATCCCGGTCGGCGACGTGCAGCGCGAGGGGCTGACCTATCAGCCGCTGCGGATCGCCGAGCCCACCGACCGGTTCCGGATCGAGCTGGCCGTCGGCACCAAGCGCAGCGGTGTGGTCGCCTGCGGCATCGCCGACGACTTCAGGTGGGACCCGATCGATCTCGGTGCGCTGAGCGTTCACGTGCACGCCGCGCTCTCCGGTGAGGCCCAGCTGGTCGCCATGCCGACCGGCCCGGTGCTGACCGGGGTGAGCACGGCCGACCGCAAGTTCCGGTTCACCGGCCGCGTCCCTGGTCAGGTGGGCCAGTTCAAGTTGGTGCTGCGGCCGTTCAACGCCCGCGAGACCTGGAGCTTCCCGGCCGAGGTGGCCGCCGACGGCACCTGGTCGGTCGAGGTCGACCCGATCGCGGTGCCCAACTTCGACGCCCACGTCCGCATCCGTACGGGCATGTGGAACGTCCTGTACCGCGACGGCAACGGCCCGGTGCAGCCGCTGCCCGCGGTCGCCGAGGCCATGGCCTCCCTGCCGTTGCCGCTGGCCGGTGACTCGCCGCGGGTCTCGCTCGAGTGGCTGACCGACGAGCGGGTCGTGCTGCGGGTCCGCAGCGCGCTCACCGACGAGGAGCGTGGCCGCGCCAACCAGTCCCGCCTGCGCGAGAAGGAGTATCCGTCGCTGCGCGAGCAGCCGTTGCGCGACGTCGTGCTCTACAACAGCTTCACCGGCCGGCAGTACTCCGACAGCCCGCGGGCCGTCCACGAGGAGCTGGTCGCGCGCGGTGCCAAGCTCGAGCACCAGTGGGTCACGACCGACGGTCAGGCGCCGTTGCCGCACACGGCCGACCCCGTCGCGCTGTGGAGCCGCCGCTGGTACGAGTCCCTGGCGACCTCGCGGTACATCGTCACCAACCAGCACCTGCCGGAGTGGTTCAAGCGCCGCCCGGGCCAGATCGTCGTGCAGACGTGGCACGGCACGCCGCTGAAGAGGATCGGCTTCGACATCGCGGACGTGCAGTTCACCGACCGCCGCTACCTGGAGAAGCTGGAGCTGGAGGCGCCGAACTGGAGCTTCCTGGTCTCGCCGAACACCTTCAGCACGCCGATCCTGCGCCGCGCCTTCAAGTACGACGGCGAGCTCATGGAGATCGGTTACCCCCGGAACGACCTGCTGTTCAAGGACCGGGCCGAGATCAAGGAGCGGGTCCGCAAGGCGGCCGGCATCCCCGAGGGCAAGAAGCTCGTCGTGTACGCCCCCACCTGGCGCGACGACGAGTACAGCGGCGGCAGCTATCAGATCTCCATGAAGATCGATATCCTGGACGCGGCGGAGAAGCTCGGTGACGACCACGCGCTGCTCGTGCGCCGCCACCCGAACGTCGTCGACGAGATCCCGGGCAACGGCGACGGCTTCGTCTACGACATGTCGACCTACCCCGACATGGCGGATCTGCTGGCAGCGGCGGACATCCTGATCACCGACTACTCCTCGGTGATGTTCGACTTCGCCAACACCGGCCGCCCGATGCTGTTCTTCACGTACGACCTCGCGCACTACCGCGACGAACTTCGCGGGTTCTACTTCGACTTCGAGCAGGAGGCCCCGGGCCCGCTGCTGTCGACGTCGGAGGAGGTGGTGGCGGCGATCAGGGACATCGACGCCATTGCCGCCCGCTACACCGACCGCTACCGGGCTTTCGCCGCCAAGGGCTGCGACCTGGACGACGGCGCCGCCACCGGGCGCCTGATCGACGGCATGCTGGCCGCCGGAAAGCAGGGAAAGACGCGATGA
- a CDS encoding NUDIX hydrolase: protein MQAILATLGYVTSPDRRKVLMIRRDTRPDDIHYGYYNGLGGKLEPGEDVVTGMRREIREESGLESLSVELAGTISWPGFGRNGENWFGFLFRVPAWSGTPLAGNDEGSLHWMDIADVLAGKLPMWESDRHFLPLVFADEPRPFHGVMPFADGKAQSWSFS, encoded by the coding sequence GTGCAAGCGATCCTCGCGACACTGGGCTACGTGACCTCCCCGGACCGCCGGAAGGTACTGATGATCCGGCGGGACACACGCCCCGACGACATCCATTACGGCTACTACAACGGTCTCGGCGGCAAGCTCGAACCCGGCGAGGACGTGGTCACCGGGATGCGCCGCGAGATCCGCGAGGAGTCCGGACTGGAGTCACTCTCCGTGGAACTCGCCGGGACGATCTCCTGGCCCGGGTTCGGGCGCAACGGCGAGAACTGGTTCGGCTTCCTCTTCCGCGTACCGGCCTGGAGCGGCACGCCGCTGGCCGGCAACGACGAGGGCAGCCTGCACTGGATGGACATCGCCGACGTCCTCGCCGGGAAGCTGCCGATGTGGGAGTCCGACCGGCACTTCCTGCCGCTGGTCTTCGCCGACGAGCCCCGGCCCTTCCACGGCGTCATGCCCTTCGCCGACGGCAAGGCCCAGAGCTGGAGCTTCTCCTAG
- the upp gene encoding uracil phosphoribosyltransferase produces MDVLVVDHPLAQSRLTVMRDAETDSGAFRAALHELTTMVVYEAARTFAVEQFPITTPVAPTEGTRLANPPLIVPVLRAGLGMSDAALALLPESSMGFVGLARDEATYEPRAYMESLPGDLSGLPVLVLDPMLATGGSLVHCCQLLVDRGCTDVIICCVLAAPEGIERLRDSGLPLRLVTASIDEGLNEKMYIVPGLGDAGDRQFGGMPRF; encoded by the coding sequence GTGGACGTACTCGTCGTTGATCACCCGTTGGCCCAGTCCCGACTCACCGTCATGCGTGACGCCGAGACCGACTCCGGAGCCTTCCGCGCCGCCCTGCACGAGCTGACCACCATGGTCGTGTACGAGGCCGCCCGCACCTTCGCCGTCGAGCAGTTCCCGATCACGACGCCGGTCGCGCCGACCGAGGGCACCCGGCTGGCCAACCCGCCGCTGATCGTGCCGGTGCTGCGGGCCGGTCTGGGCATGTCCGACGCCGCCCTGGCCCTGTTGCCCGAGTCGTCCATGGGTTTTGTCGGCCTGGCGCGCGACGAGGCTACGTACGAGCCCCGGGCGTACATGGAATCCCTGCCCGGTGATCTGTCGGGTCTGCCGGTGCTGGTCCTCGACCCGATGCTGGCGACGGGCGGCTCGCTCGTGCACTGCTGCCAGTTGCTGGTCGACCGTGGCTGCACTGACGTCATCATCTGCTGTGTGCTCGCCGCTCCCGAGGGCATCGAGCGGCTGCGCGACTCCGGTCTGCCGCTGCGCCTGGTCACGGCCAGCATCGACGAGGGCCTGAACGAGAAGATGTACATCGTGCCGGGCCTCGGTGACGCCGGTGACCGCCAGTTCGGCGGGATGCCGCGCTTCTAG
- the deoC gene encoding deoxyribose-phosphate aldolase: MTATATSRLPDVSGSAFNLRSFLHGLPGVDKVGVEARAASLGTRSVKTTAKAAAIDLAIRMVDLTTLEGSDTPGKVRALSAKAVRPDPSDPTCPSVAAICVYPAMVPVAAEVLAGTGVHLASVATAFPSGQAPLDVKLADTRDAVAGGADEIDMVISRGAFLSGRYDHVYDEIVAVKEACGSAHLKVILETGELGTYDNVRRASWLAMLAGADFIKTSTGKVPVAATLPVTLVMLEAVRDFRAQTGRQVGVKPAGGIRTTKDAIKYLVLINETVGDDWLDPDWFRFGASSLLNDLLMQRTKLTTGHYAGPDYFTLD; encoded by the coding sequence ATGACTGCGACAGCGACGTCGAGGCTGCCCGACGTGTCCGGTTCCGCCTTCAACCTCCGATCTTTCCTGCACGGACTGCCCGGGGTCGACAAGGTCGGGGTCGAGGCGCGGGCGGCATCCCTCGGCACCCGGTCGGTGAAGACGACCGCCAAGGCGGCCGCGATCGACCTCGCCATCCGCATGGTCGACCTGACCACGCTGGAGGGCTCCGACACCCCCGGCAAGGTCCGCGCGCTGTCGGCCAAGGCCGTCCGCCCCGACCCCTCGGACCCCACCTGCCCGAGCGTCGCGGCGATCTGCGTCTACCCGGCGATGGTCCCGGTCGCCGCCGAGGTCCTGGCCGGCACCGGCGTCCACCTCGCCAGCGTCGCCACGGCCTTCCCCTCCGGGCAGGCCCCGCTCGACGTCAAGCTGGCCGACACCCGCGACGCCGTCGCCGGCGGCGCCGACGAGATCGACATGGTCATCAGCCGGGGCGCGTTCCTCTCCGGCCGTTACGACCACGTGTACGACGAGATCGTCGCGGTCAAGGAGGCGTGCGGCTCCGCCCACCTCAAGGTGATCCTGGAGACCGGCGAGCTCGGCACCTACGACAACGTCCGGCGGGCGTCCTGGCTGGCCATGCTGGCCGGCGCCGACTTCATCAAGACGTCCACCGGCAAGGTGCCCGTCGCCGCGACGCTCCCGGTGACGCTGGTCATGCTCGAGGCCGTGCGCGACTTCCGGGCCCAGACCGGCCGCCAGGTCGGCGTGAAGCCCGCCGGCGGCATCCGCACCACCAAGGACGCCATCAAGTACCTCGTGCTGATCAACGAAACGGTCGGCGACGACTGGCTCGACCCGGACTGGTTCCGCTTCGGCGCCTCCTCGCTGCTCAACGACCTGCTCATGCAGCGGACCAAGCTCACGACCGGCCACTACGCCGGCCCGGACTACTTCACGCTGGACTGA
- a CDS encoding aldehyde dehydrogenase family protein yields the protein MFEYAPAPESRSVVDIAPSYGLFINGEFVPASSSGGVFKTVNPASEEVLAEVASAGAEDVDLAVAAARRAFGPWSALPGAERAKYLFRIARIIQERSRELAVLESLDNGKPIKESRDVDLPLVAAYFFYYAGWADKLAYAGFGANPQPLGVAAQVIPWNFPLMMLAWKIAPALAAGNTVVLKPAETTPLSALFFADICRQADLPPGVVNIITGAGETGRTLVEHPDVNKVAFTGSTEVGRQIARSVAGTRKRLTLELGGKAANIVFDDAPIDQAVEGIVNGIFFNQGHVCCAGSRLLVQESAYDEVLTALKRRMATLRVGDPLDKNTDIGAINSAAQLARIRELSDIGASEGAERWSPPCELPSQGFWFAPTIFTGVTQAHRIAREEIFGPVLSVLTFRTPDEAIEKANNTPYGLSAGVWTEKGSLILAMADKLRAGVVWANTFNKFDPTSPFGGYKESGYGREGGRHGLEAYLA from the coding sequence ATGTTCGAATACGCACCCGCACCCGAATCCCGCTCGGTCGTCGACATCGCTCCCTCGTACGGCCTGTTCATCAACGGCGAGTTCGTTCCCGCGTCGTCGTCCGGCGGCGTCTTCAAGACCGTCAACCCCGCCTCCGAAGAGGTCCTGGCCGAGGTCGCGTCGGCCGGTGCCGAGGACGTCGACCTGGCCGTCGCCGCGGCGCGCCGGGCGTTCGGCCCCTGGTCGGCGCTGCCCGGTGCCGAACGCGCCAAGTACCTCTTCCGGATCGCGCGCATCATCCAGGAACGCTCCCGCGAGCTGGCCGTGCTCGAGTCCCTCGACAACGGCAAGCCGATCAAGGAGTCCCGCGACGTCGACCTGCCGCTGGTCGCCGCGTACTTCTTCTACTACGCGGGATGGGCCGACAAGCTCGCGTACGCCGGGTTCGGCGCCAACCCGCAGCCGCTGGGTGTCGCCGCCCAGGTCATCCCGTGGAACTTCCCGCTGATGATGCTGGCCTGGAAGATCGCCCCCGCCCTGGCCGCCGGCAACACCGTCGTGCTCAAGCCGGCCGAGACCACGCCGCTGTCGGCGCTCTTCTTCGCCGACATCTGCCGCCAGGCCGACCTGCCCCCGGGCGTCGTCAACATCATCACCGGCGCCGGCGAGACCGGCCGGACGCTCGTCGAGCACCCCGACGTCAACAAGGTCGCGTTCACCGGCTCGACCGAGGTCGGCCGGCAGATCGCCCGGTCCGTCGCGGGCACCCGCAAACGCCTGACCCTCGAGCTGGGCGGCAAGGCGGCCAACATCGTCTTCGACGACGCGCCCATCGACCAGGCCGTCGAGGGCATCGTCAACGGCATCTTCTTCAACCAGGGGCACGTCTGCTGCGCGGGCTCACGACTGCTGGTGCAGGAGTCCGCGTACGACGAGGTGCTCACCGCACTCAAGCGCCGCATGGCCACGCTGCGGGTCGGCGACCCGCTGGACAAGAACACGGATATCGGCGCGATCAACTCGGCGGCCCAGCTCGCCCGCATCCGCGAGCTGTCCGACATCGGCGCGTCCGAGGGCGCCGAGCGCTGGTCGCCGCCGTGCGAGCTCCCGTCCCAGGGCTTCTGGTTCGCCCCCACGATCTTCACCGGGGTGACCCAGGCGCACCGCATCGCCCGCGAAGAGATCTTCGGCCCGGTCCTGTCGGTGCTGACCTTCCGCACACCCGACGAGGCGATCGAGAAGGCGAACAACACGCCGTACGGTCTCTCGGCCGGTGTCTGGACCGAGAAGGGCTCGCTGATCCTCGCCATGGCCGACAAGCTGCGCGCCGGCGTGGTGTGGGCCAACACGTTCAACAAGTTCGACCCGACGTCGCCGTTCGGCGGCTACAAGGAGTCCGGATACGGTCGCGAAGGCGGCCGGCACGGCCTGGAGGCCTACCTTGCCTAA
- a CDS encoding aldehyde dehydrogenase family protein, producing MPKSDKPAKVAAVTAPARLGVRKTYKLYIGGAFPRSESGRTYLVDGDNVALASRKDARDAVVAARKAQPKWAGATAYNRGQVLYRIAEMIEARRGEFVTLGVPATEVDAAVDRWIWYAGWSDKIAQVHGGANPVAGPFFNISAPEPTGVVGVVAPESFLGLVSVIAPAIVTGNTVVVLAASPQVAVTLAEVLATSDVPGGVVNILTGHAAETAPWLASHDDVNALDLTGVADTGLAADLERAAAGNLKRVLRPPVDTPDFTADPGLHPMTALLETKTVWHPKGF from the coding sequence TTGCCTAAGTCCGACAAGCCGGCCAAGGTCGCCGCCGTCACCGCGCCCGCACGGCTCGGCGTCCGCAAGACCTACAAGCTGTACATCGGCGGGGCGTTCCCGCGCAGCGAATCAGGACGGACCTATCTCGTGGACGGCGACAACGTGGCCCTCGCCTCCCGCAAGGACGCCCGCGACGCCGTCGTGGCCGCCCGGAAGGCGCAGCCGAAATGGGCCGGCGCGACCGCGTACAACCGGGGTCAGGTGCTCTACCGCATCGCCGAGATGATCGAGGCGCGGCGGGGCGAGTTCGTCACCCTGGGTGTTCCGGCCACCGAGGTGGACGCCGCCGTCGACCGCTGGATCTGGTACGCAGGCTGGTCCGACAAGATCGCCCAGGTGCACGGCGGAGCCAACCCGGTCGCCGGCCCGTTCTTCAACATCTCCGCGCCCGAGCCGACCGGCGTGGTCGGCGTGGTCGCACCGGAGTCGTTCCTGGGACTGGTGAGCGTCATCGCGCCCGCCATCGTGACCGGCAACACGGTCGTGGTGCTCGCCGCGAGCCCCCAGGTCGCCGTGACGCTGGCCGAGGTGCTGGCCACGTCCGACGTGCCCGGCGGTGTGGTGAACATTCTCACCGGACACGCCGCCGAGACCGCGCCCTGGCTGGCGTCCCACGACGACGTCAACGCGCTCGACCTCACCGGCGTGGCGGACACCGGACTCGCCGCCGACCTGGAACGAGCCGCGGCCGGCAACCTCAAGCGGGTGCTCCGCCCACCGGTGGACACACCCGATTTCACCGCCGACCCCGGCCTGCACCCGATGACCGCGCTGCTGGAGACCAAGACGGTGTGGCACCCGAAGGGTTTCTGA
- a CDS encoding DUF4240 domain-containing protein, with amino-acid sequence MLPTPEHEDRFWSLLEEAWAPQSKKTNKARRKLAERRPGKDVDVEDLEEAWEDVQEHLEAACAELTTEELTDLDRVVERKLYNLDRADLQEVTDGSDDGFLYARGFIVAMGRTYYEAAKAEPRLAVPDAEAEEMCYLFAHLNQNRFGTFPETNSGISRESCSNPTGWPTLTN; translated from the coding sequence ATGTTGCCGACGCCGGAGCACGAGGACCGATTCTGGTCCCTCCTCGAGGAAGCCTGGGCACCCCAGAGCAAAAAGACCAACAAAGCGCGCCGCAAACTGGCCGAACGCCGCCCAGGCAAGGACGTGGACGTCGAAGACCTCGAGGAAGCCTGGGAAGACGTCCAGGAGCACCTCGAAGCCGCATGCGCCGAGCTCACGACCGAGGAACTCACCGACCTCGACCGCGTCGTGGAACGCAAGCTCTACAACCTCGACCGCGCAGACCTCCAAGAAGTCACCGACGGCTCCGACGACGGCTTCTTGTACGCCCGCGGCTTCATCGTGGCCATGGGCCGCACCTACTACGAAGCAGCGAAGGCCGAACCCCGCCTCGCCGTCCCCGATGCTGAGGCCGAGGAGATGTGCTACCTCTTCGCGCACCTGAACCAGAACCGCTTCGGCACGTTCCCAGAAACAAACTCCGGCATCAGCCGCGAATCCTGCTCCAACCCCACAGGCTGGCCCACCCTCACCAACTGA
- a CDS encoding GTP-binding protein encodes MSRRPAAGRVTSAKIVIAGGFGVGKTTLVGSVSEITPLTTEAIMTSAGVGVDDNRQVPGKTTTTAAMDFGRISIDRDLILYLFGTPGQTRFWFMWDELVRGAIGAVVMVDTRRLADCFAAIDFFEHRRLPYLVAINCFDGMQYHNAQDVRDALAISSDVPVVSCDARNRESTKNVLISLVEYVLTMRRSRAVAPA; translated from the coding sequence ATGTCGCGCCGGCCGGCCGCCGGGCGTGTGACATCGGCGAAGATTGTCATCGCCGGTGGCTTCGGTGTCGGTAAAACGACGCTGGTGGGGTCGGTCTCTGAGATCACCCCACTGACCACTGAGGCGATCATGACCTCCGCCGGTGTCGGCGTCGATGACAACCGGCAGGTGCCGGGGAAAACGACGACGACGGCGGCAATGGACTTCGGCCGTATCAGCATCGACCGGGATCTGATCCTGTACCTGTTCGGAACACCGGGCCAGACACGTTTCTGGTTCATGTGGGACGAACTGGTCCGGGGCGCCATCGGTGCCGTCGTGATGGTGGATACGCGTCGGCTCGCCGATTGCTTCGCCGCCATCGACTTCTTCGAGCACCGACGGTTGCCGTACCTGGTCGCCATAAACTGCTTCGACGGTATGCAGTACCACAACGCCCAGGACGTTCGCGACGCGCTCGCGATCTCCAGTGACGTCCCCGTGGTGAGCTGCGACGCCCGTAACCGCGAGTCGACGAAGAACGTACTCATCTCGCTAGTCGAGTACGTCCTGACCATGCGTCGCTCGCGCGCGGTAGCGCCCGCCTGA
- a CDS encoding DUF742 domain-containing protein, whose translation MPERDEPTGALVRPYAVTRGRTRPKLEIALEALVETTVRGRSTGTGRGGTEHQYIAAMCDGGRVQSLAEIAARMQLPLGVARVIVADMATDGLVAVYEPTSLEDESDAVGTELLERVLSGLRRL comes from the coding sequence ATGCCCGAACGCGATGAGCCGACCGGCGCACTGGTCAGACCGTACGCCGTGACCCGTGGCCGAACCCGGCCGAAGCTTGAGATCGCGCTGGAAGCGCTTGTCGAGACGACCGTGCGTGGCCGTTCCACCGGAACGGGCAGGGGCGGGACAGAACACCAGTACATCGCGGCGATGTGCGACGGCGGCAGAGTTCAGTCGCTGGCCGAGATCGCCGCACGCATGCAACTACCGCTCGGGGTGGCTCGAGTGATCGTCGCAGACATGGCCACCGATGGCCTAGTCGCGGTGTACGAGCCGACATCGCTGGAGGATGAATCCGATGCGGTGGGTACGGAACTGCTGGAAAGGGTGCTGAGTGGACTTCGCAGGCTCTGA
- a CDS encoding roadblock/LC7 domain-containing protein: MTSTQDLGWLLANFADRVPGVAHAIAVSADGLLLAASRDLPRDRADQLAAIASGLVSLTQGAARCFEGGAVLQTVVEMDNGFLFLMSISDGSSFAVLAARSCDVGQVGYEMALLVDRVGEALTPAPRSAAGVLG; the protein is encoded by the coding sequence ATGACAAGTACGCAGGATCTTGGTTGGCTTCTGGCCAACTTTGCCGACCGCGTTCCCGGGGTGGCGCACGCGATCGCGGTCTCCGCCGACGGTCTGCTTCTCGCGGCCTCCAGGGACCTTCCGCGGGACCGTGCCGACCAGCTGGCGGCCATCGCCTCCGGCCTGGTCAGCCTGACCCAGGGCGCCGCACGGTGCTTCGAGGGCGGTGCGGTGCTGCAGACGGTCGTCGAGATGGACAACGGGTTCCTCTTCCTGATGTCGATCTCCGACGGTTCGTCGTTCGCCGTGCTCGCAGCCCGCAGCTGTGACGTCGGACAGGTGGGCTACGAGATGGCGCTCCTGGTCGACCGGGTCGGCGAGGCGCTCACGCCCGCGCCGCGCTCCGCGGCTGGAGTGCTCGGCTGA